From a region of the Alnus glutinosa chromosome 1, dhAlnGlut1.1, whole genome shotgun sequence genome:
- the LOC133858723 gene encoding loganic acid O-methyltransferase-like produces MHLSASTLFGSPFTLRQILPTPVLHTCRFGARAALEGRRSNDESFPMHGGDGAYSYAQNSKYQRGSVEASKEMIKEAIVKKFDIKTLSAPLNSISVADLGCSTGPNTFLAVQNIVDAIELKYQQSENEIPEFQVFFNDHVSNDFNTLFKAFPAKRKYLAAGVPGSFYGRLFPKASIHIFHSSSSVNWLSEVPKEITDKTSPAWNKGRISYTNSGKEVAEAYATQHAMDMESFLCARAEELEVGGLMVLLIAAVPDVIHSSDTTICSQIDLLGSCLMDMQNMGLVSEEKLDSINVPLYFPSLKESMAILERNKHFSIESIQELDIPISLRSLALTLRAAIGGVIEKHVGNDIVDEVFDRYSKLLGNDIVDENKITLVLSVILKCKPK; encoded by the exons ATGCATCTCTCCGCCAGCACTCTCTTCGGTTCTCCTTTCACCCTCCGCCAGATTCTACCGACGCCCGTGCTCCATACATGCCGCTTTGGCGCACGTGCAGCTTTGGAGGGTCGAAGGAGTAATGATGAATCATTTCCAATGCATGGCGGAGATGGAGCTTACAGCTATGCTCAAAATTCCAAATATCAG AGAGGATCTGTTGAAGCATCCAAAGAAATGATCAAGGAGGCAATTGTCAAGAAATTTGACATCAAGACCCTTTCTGCACCTTTAAACTCAATTTCTGTTGCAGACTTGGGCTGTTCAACAGGACCCAACACCTTTCTTGCAGTGCAAAACATTGTAGACGCCATAGAACTCAAATACCAGCAGTCAGAAAATGAGATCCCAGAATTCCAAGTTTTTTTTAACGACCATGTCTCCAATGACTTCAACACTCTTTTCAAGGCTTTCCCagcaaagagaaagtatctagCGGCTGGGGTGCCCGGCTCTTTCTATGGCCGCCTGTTTCCCAAAGCCAGTATTCACATTTTTCACTCCTCTAGTTCCGTAAACTGGCTCTCCGAGGTGCCCAAAGAGATAACGGACAAAACTTCTCCTGCATGGAATAAAGGAAGGATATCTTACACAAATTCTGGAAAGGAAGTTGCGGAGGCCTATGCAACTCAACATGCCATGGACATGGAGTCCTTCCTGTGTGCAAGAGCAGAAGAGCTTGAAGTTGGAGGGTTGATGGTGCTTCTCATAGCTGCTGTCCCAGACGTCATTCACTCTTCTGACACCACCATTTGTTCACAGATAGACCTTCTGGGATCTTGCCTGATGGACATGCAAAACATG GGATTGGTTAGCGAAGAAAAACTGGACTCTATTAATGTGCCCCTTTATTTCCCATCTCTTAAGGAGTCAATGGCAATCTTAGAAAGAAATAAGCATTTTAGCATCGAGAGCATCCAAGAGCTAGATATCCCAATAAGCCTCCGATCGCTTGCTTTGACCCTCAGAGCCGCAATCGGAGGAGTAATTGAAAAGCATGTTGGAAATGACATCGTGGATGAGGTCTTTGATCGCTATTCTAAGCTTTTGGGAAATGACATCGTGGATGAGAACAAAATTACATTGGTACTGTCTGTCATTTTGAAATGCAAGCCAAAATGA